AAGGACATCATCGACACGGCGGACCTGCCGACCGGCTACGGCTCGCCCATATATGAAGGCAACCGTCCGGCGGCGGATGCGCCCTGCGTCGCGCTCAGCCGCGAATCCGGCGGGGTGCTGATGGGCAAGACGGTCTCCACCGAATTCGCCAGCCGCCATCCGGGCAGGACGACCAACCCGCACAACCCGGCGCATACGCCCGGCGGATCGTCCAGCGGTTCGGGCGCGGCGGTGACCGACAGGATGGTGCCGCTCGCCTTCGGCACGCAGACCGGGGGGTCGGTGATCCGGCCCGCGGCCTTCTGCGGCTGCTTCGGCTGGAAGCCCACACACGGGCTGATCCCCGCCTTTGGGGTGAAGGAGAATACCCGCAGCTTCGATACGGTCGGCCTTTATGCCCGCGATCTCGACGATATCGCCCTGTTCCGCGCCGGGGTGCTGGCTCTGCCGCACGAGCCGATTGCCGGGGGATCGCTTCAGGGGCTGCGGGTCGGGTTCTGCCGCACCATGATGTGGGACCGCGCCAGCGCCGCGACGCAGGAACGGATCGAACATGCCGCCTCGGTGCTGTCAAAGGCCGGGGCGCGGGTCACGGATTTCCCGCTGGAGGGCCCCTTCGCCGGGTTCGCGGAAGCGGGAAAGACCGTCACCGGCTTCGAATTCCCGCGCACCCTGACCTGGGAACGCACCCATCACGCGGACAAGATCAGCGACGAACTGCTGAAAACCATCCTCGAGCCGGGCCTGAAGATAACCCTCGCCGAATACCAGCGCGCCCAGGCCACCATCGCCGCCTGCCGCGCCTGGCTGGCCGATGCGATGGCGGATTACGACGTGCTGCTGACCCCCAGCGCCCCGGACGAGGCGCCGGAGGGCCTGTCCTTCACCGGCGACCCCTGTTTCAACATCCTGGCAAGCTGGACCCATGTCCCGGCGGTCACCCTGCCGGTCTATACCGGCCCGAAGGGCCTGCCGATCGGCGTGCAGTTCGTCGGCCGCCGTGGCGGCGACATGAACCTGCTGGCGATGGCCAAGGCGGCCCTGCCGGCGTTGATGGCGGGATGATGGGTTCGCGCGCAACCTTCACCGCCCTATCGCCGACGATTCGGTTTCAAAATTCGTGTGTTTGGTAAACTGGCAACGTAATTCCACCGGCATTCTGCATCACGTCACCCAGCGCGGCATCCGGCGTGCGCAGCCCTTTTTCGAGAATAGCGGCTAAGCCTCGGCAT
This window of the Alphaproteobacteria bacterium genome carries:
- a CDS encoding amidase; translated protein: METPNSLTATEAAKRIEAGTLTSEALVASCIERIDAREDVVGAWKAFDRDFALKQARALDKGPRRGPIHGIPFGAKDIIDTADLPTGYGSPIYEGNRPAADAPCVALSRESGGVLMGKTVSTEFASRHPGRTTNPHNPAHTPGGSSSGSGAAVTDRMVPLAFGTQTGGSVIRPAAFCGCFGWKPTHGLIPAFGVKENTRSFDTVGLYARDLDDIALFRAGVLALPHEPIAGGSLQGLRVGFCRTMMWDRASAATQERIEHAASVLSKAGARVTDFPLEGPFAGFAEAGKTVTGFEFPRTLTWERTHHADKISDELLKTILEPGLKITLAEYQRAQATIAACRAWLADAMADYDVLLTPSAPDEAPEGLSFTGDPCFNILASWTHVPAVTLPVYTGPKGLPIGVQFVGRRGGDMNLLAMAKAALPALMAG